A stretch of Brevundimonas naejangsanensis DNA encodes these proteins:
- a CDS encoding DUF5694 domain-containing protein — protein sequence MVKHFVVLAGACLALAAGPVLARPAPGAPPEPVRVMVVGTYHFGNPGQDLNNARIAPVTTPEKQAQLAALAERLARFRPTAVAVERVAADPDTLLDQIYPRFDGAMLASNPDERVQIAYRLASRLGLERVYAIDEQSETRDYFPFGAVMDWWKANGQEAAFARLNGPVAAATAELERRQHTDSIGDILADMNDPGDALNGPAGQSAFYYGLMAAGDGRSQPGAALNAGWYERNARIFAKLAAVARPGDRIVVVYGAGHNYWLRHFISMTPGFELVEASPYLAED from the coding sequence ATGGTCAAGCATTTCGTCGTCCTGGCGGGCGCCTGTCTGGCCCTGGCCGCCGGGCCTGTCCTGGCCCGACCAGCGCCAGGTGCGCCGCCCGAACCCGTTCGGGTGATGGTCGTCGGGACCTATCATTTCGGCAATCCGGGGCAGGACCTGAACAACGCCCGGATCGCGCCGGTCACGACCCCTGAAAAGCAGGCCCAGCTGGCGGCCCTGGCCGAGCGCCTGGCTCGCTTCCGGCCCACGGCCGTAGCGGTCGAGCGGGTGGCGGCCGATCCCGACACCCTGCTGGATCAAATCTATCCGCGTTTCGACGGCGCCATGCTGGCCTCCAATCCCGACGAGCGGGTGCAGATCGCCTATCGCCTGGCCTCGCGCCTGGGGCTGGAGCGGGTCTATGCGATCGACGAACAGTCCGAGACCCGGGACTACTTTCCATTCGGGGCGGTCATGGACTGGTGGAAAGCCAATGGCCAAGAGGCGGCCTTCGCGCGGCTGAACGGCCCGGTGGCCGCGGCCACGGCCGAGCTGGAACGGCGCCAGCACACGGATTCCATCGGCGACATCCTGGCGGACATGAACGATCCGGGCGACGCCTTGAACGGGCCGGCGGGCCAGTCGGCCTTCTACTATGGGCTTATGGCGGCCGGGGACGGGCGCAGCCAGCCCGGCGCGGCCCTTAACGCGGGGTGGTACGAGCGCAACGCCCGCATCTTCGCCAAGCTGGCGGCCGTGGCGCGGCCGGGCGACCGGATCGTCGTGGTCTATGGCGCCGGGCACAACTACTGGCTGCGCCACTTCATCAGCATGACGCCGGGCTTCGAACTGGTGGAAGCCTCGCCCTATCTGGCGGAGGACTGA
- a CDS encoding cytochrome P450, whose product MIDAAASPFRPWTPPRRTRPMPFLPFLWQSWRDPLLIWSERHFTEPQLYGKGPMGAILVVSHPEGVRRVLTENAANYEKGDLQRRVLGPLLAEGLLLAEGEAWRRARRILAPLFTPARTQKTAARMAQVCAGRVKGWKLEYGARVLDIDHEMSGLTFDILSAALFSDELEGDARGFEQALNRYLRIGARIDPLDVINAPGWIPRLGRAASAGSARFFEDRVGRLVAARRKRMEAGETAPDDLLSALLSARDETDGAALTNREVAANILTFILAGHETTARTLGWALHLISRSPQTAARLKAEADAFDVSDPGWAAALPWTRAVIEEAMRLFPPAPTLMRRAVAADVIGGQAIEAGTTVIVSPWIIHRHETLWDDPNAFRPERFLPENRKAIDRYAYIPFSAGPRVCIGAAFAMQEAMIALATILRAAEVEAITPVEPRPTHQITLRSRAPMRLRLRARRNRAKAQSSAR is encoded by the coding sequence ATGATCGACGCCGCCGCCTCGCCCTTTCGTCCCTGGACGCCGCCGCGCCGCACCCGGCCCATGCCCTTCCTGCCCTTCCTGTGGCAGAGCTGGCGCGATCCCCTGCTGATCTGGTCCGAGCGGCACTTCACCGAGCCGCAGCTCTACGGCAAGGGGCCGATGGGGGCGATCCTGGTGGTCAGCCACCCCGAGGGCGTGCGCCGCGTCCTGACCGAGAACGCCGCCAACTATGAAAAGGGCGACCTGCAGCGCCGCGTCCTGGGGCCGCTGCTGGCCGAAGGGCTGCTGCTGGCGGAGGGCGAGGCCTGGCGCCGGGCGCGGCGCATCCTGGCGCCCCTCTTCACCCCCGCCCGCACCCAGAAGACCGCCGCCCGCATGGCTCAGGTCTGCGCCGGCCGGGTGAAGGGCTGGAAACTGGAGTATGGGGCGCGGGTGCTGGACATCGACCATGAGATGTCGGGCCTGACCTTCGACATCCTGTCGGCGGCCCTGTTCTCGGACGAACTGGAAGGCGACGCGCGCGGCTTCGAGCAGGCGCTGAACCGCTATCTCCGCATCGGCGCGCGCATCGACCCGCTGGACGTGATCAATGCGCCGGGCTGGATTCCGCGCCTGGGCCGCGCCGCCAGCGCCGGTTCGGCGCGCTTCTTCGAAGACCGGGTCGGCCGCCTGGTCGCCGCCCGACGCAAGCGGATGGAGGCCGGCGAGACCGCGCCCGACGACCTGCTCAGCGCGCTTCTGTCGGCCCGCGACGAGACGGATGGCGCCGCCCTGACCAACCGCGAGGTCGCGGCCAACATCCTGACCTTCATCCTGGCGGGACACGAGACCACGGCCCGCACCCTGGGCTGGGCCCTGCACCTGATCTCGCGCTCGCCCCAGACGGCGGCGCGGCTGAAGGCCGAAGCCGACGCCTTCGACGTATCCGATCCCGGCTGGGCTGCCGCGCTGCCCTGGACCCGGGCGGTGATCGAGGAAGCCATGCGCCTCTTCCCGCCCGCCCCGACCCTGATGCGGCGCGCCGTGGCGGCCGACGTGATCGGCGGACAGGCCATAGAGGCGGGGACCACCGTCATCGTCTCACCCTGGATCATCCACCGCCACGAGACCCTGTGGGACGACCCGAACGCCTTCCGCCCCGAGCGCTTCCTGCCTGAGAACCGCAAGGCCATCGACCGCTATGCCTACATCCCCTTCAGCGCCGGGCCGCGCGTCTGCATCGGCGCCGCCTTCGCCATGCAGGAGGCGATGATCGCCTTGGCCACGATCCTGCGCGCCGCCGAGGTCGAGGCCATCACCCCGGTCGAGCCGCGCCCCACCCACCAGATCACCCTGCGCAGCCGCGCGCCGATGCGGCTGCGGCTGCGGGCGCGGCGGAACCGGGCCAAGGCTCAGTCCTCCGCCAGATAG
- a CDS encoding glycosyltransferase family 4 protein: MRTAVVMPVGARFCLEHPNSMETVARTLARVDVGQVRVFCCDGAQDHGELPVHALPAANRLKALRQALAAYRPDVIEFHQQTEQAVALAPRFPDAAVTLYRHNAVKPPRHVVDRWRYERRYGRMDGLIFVSEAARRDFLKAFPRLEAKAFAVPNPIDVDLWRAPVDEREPLIAFAGRAMPEKGVDLICAALPGVLERHPDWRAVLMLNDWDRHAAWAAPHVAPLERFGERVSVLKSAPLAEVRAVMRRAAIALTPSVWAEPLGLTALEAHAAGAALISSGRGGLREASGPHAVYVDALTAEGLGAAMDGLIADPARRLALARAAQAHVAHAHSPEPRAAQLHGLREQLVRTKRSRGQPQGPSF, translated from the coding sequence ATGAGAACCGCCGTCGTCATGCCCGTCGGCGCACGCTTCTGCCTCGAGCATCCAAACTCGATGGAGACGGTGGCGCGGACGCTGGCGCGGGTCGACGTCGGCCAGGTCCGCGTCTTCTGCTGCGACGGCGCCCAGGATCACGGCGAGCTGCCGGTCCACGCCCTGCCCGCCGCGAACCGGCTGAAGGCCCTGCGCCAGGCCCTGGCCGCCTATCGCCCCGACGTGATTGAGTTCCACCAGCAGACCGAGCAGGCCGTCGCCCTGGCCCCGCGCTTCCCCGACGCGGCGGTCACCCTCTATCGCCACAATGCGGTGAAGCCGCCGCGCCACGTCGTCGACCGCTGGCGTTATGAGCGGCGCTATGGCCGCATGGACGGACTGATCTTCGTCAGCGAAGCGGCGCGACGGGACTTTCTCAAGGCCTTCCCCCGGTTGGAGGCCAAGGCCTTCGCCGTGCCCAACCCCATCGACGTCGACCTGTGGCGGGCGCCCGTGGACGAGCGCGAGCCGCTGATCGCCTTCGCCGGACGCGCCATGCCGGAAAAGGGCGTCGACCTGATCTGCGCCGCCCTGCCCGGCGTGCTGGAGCGCCATCCCGACTGGCGCGCCGTGCTGATGCTCAACGACTGGGACCGGCACGCCGCCTGGGCCGCGCCCCATGTCGCCCCTCTGGAGCGGTTCGGCGAACGTGTCTCCGTCCTGAAGTCCGCCCCCCTGGCCGAGGTCCGCGCCGTCATGCGGCGGGCGGCCATCGCCCTGACGCCCTCGGTCTGGGCCGAGCCCCTGGGGCTGACGGCGCTGGAGGCCCATGCGGCCGGCGCGGCCCTGATCTCGTCCGGGCGCGGCGGCCTGCGCGAAGCCAGCGGCCCGCACGCCGTCTATGTCGACGCGCTGACGGCCGAGGGCCTGGGCGCCGCCATGGACGGGCTGATCGCCGATCCCGCCCGCCGCCTGGCCCTGGCCCGCGCGGCCCAGGCCCATGTGGCGCACGCCCATTCGCCCGAACCTCGGGCGGCCCAGCTTCATGGTCTGCGCGAACAACTGGTCCGGACCAAGCGTTCCAGAGGACAGCCTCAAGGCCCTTCATTTTGA
- a CDS encoding indole-3-glycerol-phosphate synthase, giving the protein MRANARVGALILVVAGAALLSACEFEGGDPVQHALRDAAAARHAAALKTTEEAEAQAARRASAPAPAETDELSRLIAARRQAVEETRALLAATADPALKGQLTGDLKAEEGRLRALEARAAAKP; this is encoded by the coding sequence ATGCGAGCAAACGCTCGGGTTGGCGCCCTGATCCTCGTCGTCGCCGGCGCCGCCTTGCTGTCGGCCTGCGAGTTCGAGGGCGGCGATCCCGTCCAGCACGCCCTGCGCGACGCCGCCGCCGCCCGCCACGCCGCCGCGCTGAAGACCACCGAGGAAGCCGAGGCTCAAGCCGCGCGCCGCGCCTCGGCCCCGGCTCCGGCCGAGACCGACGAGCTGTCACGCCTGATCGCCGCGCGCCGTCAGGCGGTGGAGGAGACCCGCGCCCTGCTGGCCGCCACTGCCGACCCCGCGCTGAAGGGCCAGCTGACCGGCGACCTGAAGGCCGAGGAAGGCCGCCTGCGGGCCCTCGAGGCCCGCGCCGCCGCAAAGCCCTAA
- the purL gene encoding phosphoribosylformylglycinamidine synthase subunit PurL, with product MSAPQKTIAQLAEEYGLAPNEYQVLLDRLGREPNQVELGVFSVMWSEHCSYKSSKKQLMKFPVTGARVICGPGENAGVIDIDDGDACIFKMESHNHPSYIEPYQGAATGVGGIMRDVFTMGARPVALLNALRFGDPSHEKTKRLVKGVVSGIGGYGNCVGVPTVAGETNFHKGYNGNILVNAMCVGLARADEIYYSAAPEAGHDVVYFGSKTGRDGIHGATMSSAEFDDESDAKRPTVQVGDPFAEKLLIEATLELMASGAVAAIQDMGAAGLTSSSVEMAGKGGVGVELDLDKVPQRETGMTAYEMMLSESQERMLAVLKPGFEDVGYRIFQKWGLDFAVIGKTTDTGHLVLKHHGEVVCDVPLAPLFDDAPLYDRPWVQPELQPRLDPGEVPAPDSWNDAVLKVIACPDMASKRWIWEQYDRHVMADTLQDSSTGADAGVIRVHGTEKGLAVTSDCTPRYVQADPYEGGKQAVAEAWRNLTAVGSRPIAITDNLNFGNPQRPEIMGQIVRATDGMAEACRELDFPVVSGNVSLYNETNGVAIPPTPTVGAVGLLTNYDVTTGFGGAAEGDVLVLIGQTNGELGASIYLREVLGREDGAPPPVDLKLERKTGDFVRALIEAGELALVHDLSDGGLVGAAADIALASDVGIELNASSAAHAHAFLFGEDQARYLVAVSDADALIAKAQDAGLHASVVGQVKGADFASSGPKGELFRIPVAHLREFHEGWMPNWIEG from the coding sequence ATGAGCGCGCCCCAAAAGACCATCGCCCAGCTGGCCGAAGAGTACGGCCTCGCCCCCAATGAATATCAGGTCCTGCTGGACCGGCTGGGCCGCGAGCCCAACCAGGTCGAACTGGGCGTGTTCTCGGTCATGTGGTCCGAGCACTGCTCCTACAAGTCGTCCAAGAAGCAGCTGATGAAGTTCCCGGTCACGGGCGCCCGCGTCATCTGCGGCCCTGGCGAGAACGCCGGCGTGATCGACATCGACGACGGCGACGCCTGCATCTTCAAGATGGAGAGCCACAACCACCCCTCCTACATCGAGCCCTATCAGGGCGCGGCGACGGGCGTGGGCGGCATCATGCGCGACGTCTTCACCATGGGCGCCCGCCCGGTGGCCCTGCTGAACGCCCTGCGCTTCGGCGATCCCTCGCATGAGAAGACCAAGCGCCTGGTCAAGGGCGTGGTCTCGGGCATCGGCGGCTACGGCAACTGCGTCGGCGTGCCGACCGTTGCGGGCGAGACCAACTTCCACAAGGGCTACAACGGCAACATCCTGGTCAACGCCATGTGCGTGGGCCTGGCGCGAGCCGATGAAATCTACTATTCGGCCGCGCCGGAAGCGGGCCACGACGTGGTCTATTTCGGCTCCAAGACCGGCCGCGACGGCATCCACGGCGCCACCATGTCCTCGGCCGAGTTCGACGATGAGTCGGACGCCAAGCGCCCCACCGTCCAGGTGGGCGACCCCTTCGCCGAGAAGCTGCTGATCGAGGCCACCCTCGAACTGATGGCCTCGGGCGCGGTCGCCGCCATCCAGGACATGGGCGCGGCGGGTCTGACCTCGTCGTCCGTCGAGATGGCGGGCAAGGGCGGCGTCGGCGTCGAGTTGGACCTGGACAAGGTGCCCCAGCGCGAAACCGGCATGACCGCCTATGAGATGATGCTGTCGGAAAGCCAGGAGCGCATGCTGGCGGTCCTGAAGCCGGGCTTCGAGGATGTCGGCTACCGCATCTTCCAGAAGTGGGGCCTGGACTTCGCCGTCATCGGCAAGACCACCGACACCGGCCATCTGGTGCTGAAGCATCACGGCGAGGTGGTCTGCGACGTGCCGCTGGCCCCGCTGTTCGACGACGCGCCCCTGTATGACCGCCCCTGGGTCCAGCCCGAGCTGCAGCCGCGCCTCGATCCGGGCGAAGTGCCCGCGCCGGACAGCTGGAACGACGCGGTGCTGAAGGTCATCGCCTGCCCCGACATGGCCTCCAAGCGCTGGATCTGGGAGCAGTACGACCGCCACGTCATGGCCGACACCCTGCAGGATTCCTCGACCGGCGCCGACGCGGGCGTGATCCGCGTCCACGGCACCGAAAAAGGACTGGCCGTCACCAGCGACTGCACCCCGCGCTATGTCCAGGCCGACCCCTATGAAGGCGGCAAGCAGGCCGTGGCCGAGGCGTGGCGCAACCTGACCGCCGTGGGTAGCCGCCCCATCGCCATCACCGACAACCTGAACTTCGGCAACCCGCAGCGCCCCGAGATCATGGGCCAGATCGTCCGCGCCACGGACGGCATGGCCGAGGCCTGCCGCGAGCTCGACTTCCCCGTCGTGTCGGGCAACGTCAGCCTCTACAACGAGACCAACGGCGTCGCCATTCCGCCGACGCCGACCGTCGGCGCCGTGGGCCTGCTGACCAACTACGACGTGACCACCGGCTTCGGCGGCGCGGCCGAGGGCGACGTCCTGGTGCTGATCGGCCAGACCAACGGCGAACTGGGGGCCTCCATCTATCTACGCGAGGTGCTGGGCCGCGAGGACGGCGCCCCGCCGCCGGTCGACCTGAAGCTGGAACGCAAGACCGGCGACTTCGTGCGCGCCCTGATCGAGGCGGGCGAGCTGGCCCTGGTGCACGACCTGTCGGACGGCGGCCTGGTCGGGGCGGCGGCGGACATCGCCCTGGCCTCGGACGTCGGCATCGAGCTGAACGCCTCCAGCGCCGCCCATGCCCACGCCTTCCTGTTCGGCGAAGACCAGGCCCGTTATCTGGTCGCCGTGTCGGACGCCGACGCCCTGATCGCCAAGGCCCAGGACGCCGGGCTGCACGCCTCGGTCGTGGGCCAGGTCAAGGGCGCGGACTTCGCCTCCTCGGGTCCGAAGGGCGAGCTGTTCCGCATCCCCGTCGCCCACCTGCGCGAGTTCCACGAAGGCTGGATGCCCAACTGGATCGAAGGCTGA
- a CDS encoding aspartyl/asparaginyl beta-hydroxylase domain-containing protein, whose protein sequence is MTDVRPSAPRVQAQMPAQAQVQGLMLQARQARERSDFTALAAAAEALLRINPREPQALVFKGDVLSAQGDHRSAMSFYGAALAQGRAVVAPSPELRAELQHAAQAQAEGALRFEQGLRDGLAQRGFDPATSSPRFAASLDLMTGRRRLYYQQPKFYMFPGLPQVEFQPRETVAWLAEVEAAAPAIRAELDAILAEPALFAPYIEDRANRPQSDQAGLLGNAAWSAVFLWKDGAEVPEVAERCPQTMAALAAAPLCRIPGRSPSILFSKLQAGAKIPPHNGLINTRLICHLPLVVPPDCWFRVGGEERRWKAGEAWAFDDTIEHEAANDSDQDRTILIFDVWKPEITAEEQDLIRALFATIDASGSGAPKLGV, encoded by the coding sequence ATGACCGATGTTCGCCCTAGCGCTCCGCGGGTCCAGGCCCAGATGCCGGCACAGGCTCAGGTGCAAGGCCTGATGCTCCAGGCGCGGCAGGCGCGTGAACGGTCCGACTTCACGGCCCTGGCGGCGGCGGCGGAGGCCTTGCTGCGGATCAATCCGCGGGAGCCCCAGGCCCTGGTGTTCAAGGGCGACGTCCTGAGCGCCCAGGGCGACCATCGCTCGGCCATGAGCTTCTACGGCGCCGCCCTCGCCCAGGGGCGGGCGGTGGTCGCGCCCTCGCCGGAGCTGCGGGCGGAGCTTCAGCACGCGGCTCAGGCGCAGGCCGAGGGGGCGCTGCGGTTCGAGCAGGGGCTGCGCGACGGCCTGGCCCAGCGCGGGTTCGATCCGGCGACGTCGAGCCCGCGCTTCGCCGCCTCTCTGGATCTGATGACGGGGCGGCGGCGGCTCTACTATCAGCAGCCGAAGTTCTACATGTTTCCCGGCCTGCCCCAGGTGGAGTTCCAGCCGCGCGAGACCGTCGCCTGGCTGGCCGAGGTGGAGGCGGCGGCGCCCGCCATCCGGGCCGAGCTCGACGCCATCCTGGCGGAACCGGCCCTGTTCGCTCCCTATATCGAGGATCGCGCCAACCGCCCCCAGAGCGACCAGGCGGGCCTGCTGGGCAACGCGGCCTGGAGCGCGGTCTTCCTGTGGAAGGACGGGGCCGAGGTTCCCGAGGTCGCCGAACGATGCCCGCAGACGATGGCGGCCCTGGCGGCGGCGCCTCTTTGCCGCATCCCCGGCCGCTCGCCGTCGATCCTGTTCTCCAAGCTGCAGGCAGGGGCGAAGATTCCGCCCCACAACGGCCTGATCAACACGCGGCTGATCTGTCATCTGCCGCTGGTCGTGCCGCCGGATTGCTGGTTCCGCGTCGGCGGCGAGGAACGGCGATGGAAGGCGGGCGAGGCCTGGGCTTTTGACGACACCATTGAGCACGAGGCCGCCAACGACAGCGATCAGGACCGCACCATCCTGATCTTCGATGTCTGGAAGCCCGAGATCACGGCCGAGGAGCAGGATCTGATCCGCGCCCTGTTCGCCACGATCGACGCCAGCGGCTCAGGCGCGCCCAAGCTGGGCGTTTAA
- the purQ gene encoding phosphoribosylformylglycinamidine synthase subunit PurQ yields the protein MSAAVIVFPGSNCDRDCKVAVERSTGEQVQMVWHAETELPKGLDLIVLPGGFSYGDYLRCGAMAAQAPIMQAVKKAADDGVTVVGICNGFQVLCEAGMLPGALMRNSSLKYICKPISITVANAQTRFTSGYQGQREIVMTQGNADGNYYADEETLKRIEGEGQVVFRYVDNPNGSVGDIAGLQNERGNVLGMMPHPDRAFEAELGSADGAVLFQSIYAAV from the coding sequence ATGAGCGCAGCCGTCATCGTCTTCCCCGGTTCCAACTGCGATCGCGACTGCAAGGTCGCCGTCGAACGTTCCACTGGCGAACAGGTCCAGATGGTCTGGCACGCCGAGACCGAACTGCCCAAGGGCCTCGATCTGATCGTGCTGCCGGGCGGCTTCTCCTATGGCGACTATCTGCGCTGCGGCGCGATGGCGGCCCAGGCCCCGATCATGCAGGCGGTCAAGAAGGCCGCCGACGACGGCGTCACCGTGGTCGGCATCTGCAACGGCTTCCAGGTCCTGTGCGAAGCCGGGATGCTGCCGGGCGCCCTGATGCGCAACAGCAGCCTGAAATACATCTGCAAGCCCATCAGCATCACCGTCGCCAACGCCCAGACCCGCTTCACCTCGGGCTATCAGGGCCAGCGCGAGATTGTCATGACCCAGGGCAACGCTGACGGGAACTATTACGCCGACGAAGAAACGCTGAAGCGCATCGAGGGCGAGGGTCAGGTCGTCTTCCGCTACGTCGACAACCCCAACGGCTCGGTCGGCGACATCGCGGGCCTGCAGAACGAGCGCGGCAATGTGCTGGGCATGATGCCTCACCCGGATCGTGCGTTCGAAGCCGAACTGGGCAGCGCCGACGGCGCCGTCCTGTTCCAGAGCATCTACGCGGCGGTTTAA
- a CDS encoding YbhB/YbcL family Raf kinase inhibitor-like protein, with the protein MSFTVTSADFVEGGLLPDAQVKARGNKSPQLSWSGAPEGTKSFAVTCFDPDAPTGSGFWHWTVANIPADVTALAAGAGKVGGANLPHGAVQGRTDYGEAGFGGAAPPPGHGPHRYVFTVFAVDVERLPVSADDSGAVFGFNLHFHTLAKASITATYENKAG; encoded by the coding sequence ATGAGCTTCACCGTCACCTCCGCCGACTTCGTCGAGGGCGGGCTCCTGCCTGACGCCCAGGTCAAGGCGCGGGGCAATAAGTCGCCGCAGCTGTCGTGGTCGGGCGCGCCCGAGGGCACGAAAAGCTTCGCCGTCACCTGCTTCGATCCCGACGCCCCGACCGGCTCGGGCTTCTGGCACTGGACGGTCGCCAACATCCCCGCGGACGTGACCGCCCTCGCCGCCGGAGCGGGCAAGGTGGGCGGAGCCAACCTGCCCCACGGCGCCGTCCAGGGCCGCACCGACTACGGCGAGGCCGGCTTCGGCGGCGCCGCCCCGCCGCCCGGCCACGGCCCGCACCGCTATGTCTTCACCGTCTTCGCCGTGGACGTGGAGCGCCTGCCGGTGAGCGCGGACGACTCGGGCGCCGTCTTCGGCTTCAACCTGCATTTCCACACCCTGGCCAAGGCCTCGATCACCGCAACCTACGAGAACAAGGCCGGCTGA
- a CDS encoding SAM-dependent methyltransferase, whose product MLQALLDRTFQTRAIRVRLPDGRELVAGPGEPELTAVLTDAKAALAIAANPDLALGEAFMDGTFRVEGGSVYDFLQLTTSQLALRPRAGRLGLLQRIRRGAEQANDRLHARSNVHHHYDLTVDFYRLFLDEDLQYSCAFFETPGATLAEAQVAKKRRLIDKLLLEPGQAALDIGCGWGGLGLSMVERGARVTGVTLSTEQHRTANERAAARGVSDRADFRLQDYRDLDQTFDRIISVGMFEHVGAPNYQEYFDAVARLLSDDGVAVIHSIGRKTPPSRTQTWIRKYIFPGGYIPALSEVLPAIERAGLWVTDMEVLRLHYAETLRHWRERFLARRDEALAMYDERFCRMWEFYLACSEVAFRELGHMVFQLQLTKQQTAVPLSRDYLCE is encoded by the coding sequence ATGCTGCAAGCCCTGTTGGACCGGACGTTTCAGACACGGGCGATCCGGGTGCGCCTGCCGGACGGCCGCGAACTGGTCGCGGGGCCGGGCGAGCCCGAGCTGACGGCGGTCCTGACCGACGCCAAGGCCGCCCTCGCCATCGCCGCCAATCCCGACCTGGCCCTGGGCGAGGCCTTCATGGACGGGACGTTCCGGGTCGAGGGCGGCAGTGTCTATGACTTCCTGCAGCTGACCACCTCGCAGCTGGCGCTGCGGCCCCGGGCGGGCAGGCTGGGCCTGTTGCAGCGCATCCGGCGCGGGGCCGAACAGGCCAACGACCGGCTGCACGCCCGCAGCAACGTCCATCACCACTACGACCTGACGGTCGACTTCTATCGCCTGTTCCTGGACGAGGACCTGCAATACTCCTGCGCCTTCTTCGAGACGCCGGGCGCCACCCTGGCCGAGGCCCAGGTCGCCAAGAAGCGCCGCCTGATCGACAAGCTGCTGCTGGAGCCAGGGCAGGCGGCCCTGGACATCGGCTGCGGCTGGGGCGGCTTGGGCCTGTCGATGGTCGAGCGCGGGGCGCGCGTCACCGGCGTCACCCTGTCGACCGAACAGCATCGCACGGCCAATGAGCGGGCGGCGGCCAGGGGCGTCTCGGACCGGGCCGACTTCCGGCTTCAGGACTATCGCGACCTGGACCAGACCTTCGACCGGATCATTTCGGTGGGGATGTTCGAGCACGTCGGCGCGCCGAACTATCAGGAGTATTTCGACGCCGTGGCCCGGCTGCTGAGCGACGACGGGGTGGCGGTGATCCATTCCATCGGCCGCAAGACCCCGCCCAGCCGCACCCAGACCTGGATCCGCAAATACATCTTCCCCGGCGGCTACATCCCGGCCCTGTCCGAGGTGCTGCCGGCCATCGAGCGGGCGGGCCTGTGGGTCACGGACATGGAGGTGCTGCGGCTGCACTACGCCGAGACCCTGCGCCATTGGCGCGAACGCTTCCTGGCGCGGCGCGACGAGGCCCTGGCCATGTACGACGAGCGCTTCTGCCGGATGTGGGAGTTCTACCTGGCCTGCAGCGAGGTGGCCTTCCGCGAACTGGGCCACATGGTGTTCCAGCTGCAGCTGACCAAGCAGCAGACGGCGGTTCCGCTGAGCCGGGATTACCTGTGCGAGTAG
- the purS gene encoding phosphoribosylformylglycinamidine synthase subunit PurS → MAKVKVHVFLKPGVLDVQGKAVEGALQGLGWAGVANARVGKLIEFDLDDAVADKEAEVKRMCETLLANTVIEGYRIEVA, encoded by the coding sequence ATGGCCAAGGTCAAAGTTCACGTCTTCCTCAAGCCCGGCGTTCTGGACGTCCAGGGCAAGGCCGTTGAAGGCGCTTTGCAGGGTCTGGGCTGGGCCGGCGTCGCCAACGCCCGCGTCGGCAAGCTGATCGAGTTCGACCTCGACGACGCCGTCGCCGACAAGGAGGCCGAGGTGAAGCGCATGTGCGAGACCCTGCTGGCCAACACGGTCATCGAAGGCTACCGCATCGAAGTCGCCTGA
- the purC gene encoding phosphoribosylaminoimidazolesuccinocarboxamide synthase → MNTKRKKLYEGKAKILYEGPEPGTLIQYFKDDATAFNAQKKATLEGKGVINNRISEFIMSRLNSIGVTNHFIKRLNLREQLIREVEIIPLEVVCRNVVAGSLAQRLGQEEGTPLPRSIIEFYYKKDELNDPMVTEEHITAFNWATTQELDDILAMTVRVNDYLCGMFGAVGITLVDFKIEFGRVWENDFSRVILADEISPDSCRLWDSTTGEKLDKDRFRRDLGDVIESYTEVARRLGIMKDMPTVIQGGLH, encoded by the coding sequence ATGAACACCAAGCGCAAGAAGCTCTACGAGGGCAAGGCCAAGATCCTGTACGAGGGTCCCGAGCCCGGCACGCTGATCCAGTATTTCAAGGACGACGCGACCGCCTTCAACGCGCAGAAGAAGGCGACCCTGGAAGGCAAGGGCGTCATCAACAACCGCATCAGCGAATTCATCATGTCGCGCCTGAATTCGATCGGCGTGACCAACCACTTCATCAAGCGGCTGAACCTGCGCGAGCAGCTGATTCGCGAAGTCGAGATCATTCCGCTGGAAGTCGTCTGCCGCAACGTCGTCGCCGGTTCGCTGGCCCAGCGCCTGGGCCAGGAAGAGGGCACGCCCCTGCCCCGTTCGATCATCGAATTCTACTACAAGAAGGATGAACTGAACGACCCGATGGTGACCGAAGAGCACATCACGGCGTTCAACTGGGCCACGACCCAGGAACTGGACGACATCCTGGCCATGACGGTGCGGGTCAACGACTATCTGTGCGGCATGTTCGGCGCCGTCGGCATCACCCTGGTGGACTTCAAGATCGAGTTCGGCCGGGTGTGGGAGAACGACTTCAGCCGCGTCATCCTGGCCGACGAAATCAGCCCCGACTCGTGCCGCCTGTGGGATTCGACCACGGGCGAGAAGCTGGACAAGGACCGCTTCCGCCGCGACCTGGGCGACGTCATCGAAAGCTACACCGAGGTGGCTCGCCGCCTCGGCATCATGAAGGACATGCCGACCGTGATCCAAGGAGGGCTGCATTAA